In Amycolatopsis jiangsuensis, the following proteins share a genomic window:
- a CDS encoding phage holin family protein: MLEEMNRTPAREKSTTELAADLSDEVKRLIRDELRLATAELQTKGKRFGLGAGLVGVAGVLAFFGAGVLVFAAILALALVLPGWLAAVIIGAVLLLGAGIGALAGKKQVGRAVPPVPEEAVGNVREDVEDIKQEVRS, encoded by the coding sequence GTGTTGGAGGAGATGAACCGGACGCCGGCCCGGGAGAAGTCCACCACCGAGCTGGCCGCCGACCTGAGTGACGAAGTGAAACGCCTGATCCGCGACGAACTACGGCTCGCGACAGCCGAACTGCAGACCAAGGGCAAGCGGTTCGGTCTCGGCGCGGGGCTGGTCGGCGTGGCCGGGGTACTGGCCTTCTTCGGTGCCGGAGTGCTGGTCTTCGCGGCGATCCTGGCGCTGGCCCTGGTGCTGCCGGGCTGGCTGGCCGCGGTCATCATCGGCGCAGTTCTGCTGCTGGGAGCCGGAATCGGCGCACTGGCCGGGAAGAAGCAGGTCGGCCGCGCGGTACCACCGGTACCGGAGGAAGCGGTCGGCAACGTCCGCGAGGACGTCGAGGACATCAAGCAGGAGGTGCGGTCATGA